One window of the Acaryochloris sp. CCMEE 5410 genome contains the following:
- the ahcY gene encoding adenosylhomocysteinase, which yields MSPQVLTRDYKVADISLADWGRKEMAIAEGEMPALMAIRSKYRDSKPLQGAKIIGCIHMTIQTAVLIETLCALGAEVRWSSCNIFSTQDHAAAAIAAAGIPVFAWKGETEDEYIWCIEQTCRTPEGAFWDANMILDDGGDLTGHIHEHYPDMLNHIHGVTEETTTGVHRLLEMLEKGELKVPAINVNDSVTKSKNDNKYGCRHSLNDAIKRGTDHLMSGKKALVIGYGDVGKGSAASLRQEGMIVKVTEADPICAMQACMDGFEVVSPYNNGVNDGTLNSINKDLLANTDLVVTTTGNFNVCDANMLVSLKQGAVVCNIGHFDNEIDTAYMRKTWRWEEVKPQVHQVYRSDDSQDFLILLSEGRLVNLGNATGHPSRIMDGSFANQVLAQMFLFERKFADLPADQKAAAITVDVLPKQLDEEVARYMVEGFGGVITQLTSEQAQYINVPVQGPFKTESYKY from the coding sequence ATGAGCCCACAAGTTTTGACCCGAGACTATAAAGTTGCGGATATTTCCCTGGCAGATTGGGGACGTAAAGAGATGGCCATTGCTGAGGGTGAAATGCCGGCATTGATGGCGATTCGTTCTAAATACCGTGATAGTAAGCCTTTGCAAGGGGCAAAAATCATTGGTTGTATTCACATGACCATTCAGACTGCGGTCTTGATTGAGACGCTCTGTGCCCTAGGTGCAGAAGTACGTTGGTCTTCCTGTAATATTTTTTCAACTCAAGATCATGCCGCAGCAGCGATTGCCGCTGCAGGAATTCCGGTTTTTGCCTGGAAGGGTGAGACTGAAGATGAATATATATGGTGCATTGAGCAGACTTGCCGCACCCCTGAAGGTGCCTTTTGGGATGCCAACATGATTTTGGATGATGGCGGTGACTTGACGGGGCATATCCATGAGCACTATCCAGATATGCTGAATCACATTCATGGTGTGACTGAAGAAACCACCACGGGTGTACATCGTTTATTAGAGATGTTGGAGAAGGGAGAACTCAAAGTTCCCGCTATCAATGTCAATGACTCGGTCACGAAGTCCAAAAATGACAATAAGTATGGTTGTCGCCATAGCCTCAATGATGCGATTAAGCGGGGTACAGACCACCTCATGTCTGGTAAGAAGGCTTTGGTGATCGGCTACGGTGATGTGGGTAAGGGGTCTGCGGCTTCTTTGCGACAAGAAGGCATGATCGTCAAAGTGACTGAAGCGGATCCTATCTGCGCAATGCAGGCTTGTATGGATGGCTTTGAAGTCGTTTCACCCTACAACAATGGCGTGAATGACGGTACCCTTAACTCCATCAACAAGGACCTGTTGGCCAATACGGATCTAGTCGTTACTACAACCGGTAACTTTAATGTTTGTGATGCCAATATGTTGGTTTCCCTCAAACAAGGGGCAGTCGTTTGCAATATTGGTCATTTCGATAATGAAATTGATACGGCCTATATGCGCAAAACCTGGCGTTGGGAAGAGGTGAAGCCTCAGGTCCATCAGGTTTACCGGAGTGATGATTCACAAGACTTTTTGATCCTTCTGTCAGAAGGGCGATTGGTGAACTTAGGAAATGCAACGGGCCACCCTTCACGGATTATGGATGGCTCTTTTGCGAACCAAGTCTTAGCGCAAATGTTTTTGTTTGAGCGTAAGTTTGCTGACTTACCCGCAGATCAGAAGGCTGCCGCGATCACGGTGGATGTGCTACCTAAGCAGCTAGATGAAGAAGTTGCCCGGTATATGGTGGAAGGCTTTGGGGGTGTGATTACCCAGCTCACTTCTGAACAAGCCCAGTACATCAACGTTCCTGTCCAGGGACCCTTCAAAACAGAGAGTTATAAGTACTAA
- a CDS encoding exopolysaccharide biosynthesis protein, which translates to MARLSSELQRTFLDNEHPPHVTLQELLTLAEERVFGVLFVVLALPSALPVPAPGYSVPFGVMIFLLSVQMIAGSKQPWFPQKFSTHPVALSTVQGILKKALPRLRNIEAITRPRFLPICTSVPGRIIIGCILALMGISMMIPIPGTNTVPAIGIFVTGFGLLEDDGAISLGGLVISLFGAAITISILVAFIWGGSSLIEIIKGWLEGLWN; encoded by the coding sequence ATGGCACGCCTGTCGTCAGAACTCCAGCGCACATTCTTAGACAACGAACATCCTCCTCATGTCACTTTGCAAGAATTGTTGACTCTAGCAGAAGAACGAGTATTTGGGGTCTTATTTGTTGTGTTGGCGCTTCCTTCCGCGCTCCCGGTCCCAGCGCCCGGATACTCAGTTCCCTTTGGGGTGATGATCTTTCTGCTGTCTGTTCAGATGATTGCTGGTTCTAAGCAACCCTGGTTCCCCCAAAAATTTTCGACTCATCCAGTTGCCCTCTCAACCGTACAGGGCATCTTAAAAAAGGCTTTACCTCGACTACGCAACATTGAAGCCATTACTCGCCCCCGCTTTTTACCGATCTGTACCAGCGTTCCGGGACGAATTATCATTGGCTGCATATTGGCGTTGATGGGCATTTCAATGATGATACCTATCCCAGGAACCAATACAGTGCCCGCCATTGGCATTTTCGTCACTGGCTTTGGTTTATTAGAAGATGATGGAGCCATTAGTTTGGGTGGCTTAGTCATCAGTTTATTTGGCGCTGCAATCACTATCTCAATTCTGGTGGCTTTCATTTGGGGAGGAAGCAGCTTAATAGAGATAATAAAAGGATGGCTGGAGGGTCTATGGAATTAA
- a CDS encoding carbohydrate kinase: MSNPQVLCLGEILLDCLADQPGRALEAVTSWTPYPGGAPANVACALVKLGISAGFIGCVGDDAPGRQLTELLQQTTVNTQGIQTDPAPTRQVYVTRTIAGDRTFAGFGQYDTAAFADTQLQASHIPEDLFANADFLILGTLELAYPQSAAAVRQSVHLAQQHQVQILIDVNWRPVFWTDPDEARQIILQLLPHANYLKLAEEEALWLWNTTDPTAMVKQLPTVQGIMVTAGAKGCTYSFQDIDGTCPSFTVEVQDTTGAGDAFVAGFIHQLITQGHPTDMQTAQAMMTYASAVGALTTTKAGAIAAQPTAHEVATFLQAQP, translated from the coding sequence ATGTCTAATCCCCAAGTGTTATGTCTGGGAGAAATTCTGTTGGACTGTCTTGCGGATCAGCCCGGTCGAGCCTTAGAAGCCGTTACCTCCTGGACCCCTTACCCCGGCGGTGCGCCAGCCAATGTCGCCTGTGCACTCGTTAAATTAGGCATCTCTGCTGGCTTTATCGGTTGTGTCGGTGACGATGCACCTGGCAGACAACTCACTGAGCTGTTACAGCAAACCACCGTTAATACTCAAGGCATCCAAACGGATCCAGCTCCCACTCGTCAGGTGTATGTCACCCGAACAATAGCGGGAGATCGCACGTTTGCTGGGTTTGGTCAATATGACACCGCTGCATTTGCCGATACCCAATTGCAGGCTAGCCATATCCCCGAAGACCTGTTTGCCAACGCCGACTTTTTAATCCTCGGCACCTTAGAACTGGCTTATCCTCAATCAGCAGCGGCTGTCCGTCAATCCGTGCATCTAGCCCAACAGCATCAGGTGCAAATCTTAATTGATGTCAATTGGCGACCCGTCTTCTGGACCGACCCAGATGAAGCCCGCCAGATTATTTTGCAGCTCCTTCCCCATGCCAACTATTTGAAACTCGCTGAAGAAGAAGCGTTATGGTTATGGAACACCACAGATCCAACAGCGATGGTGAAGCAGTTACCCACCGTTCAGGGCATTATGGTGACGGCGGGAGCAAAGGGATGTACTTACTCCTTCCAAGATATCGATGGAACTTGTCCGAGCTTCACCGTTGAAGTGCAAGATACCACGGGTGCAGGAGATGCATTTGTAGCTGGATTTATCCATCAGCTCATCACTCAAGGTCATCCTACAGATATGCAAACTGCTCAAGCTATGATGACCTATGCCAGTGCGGTGGGTGCTCTGACAACCACAAAGGCAGGGGCCATCGCAGCCCAACCCACTGCTCATGAGGTTGCCACTTTTCTGCAAGCTCAACCCTAG
- the accB gene encoding acetyl-CoA carboxylase biotin carboxyl carrier protein has translation MEFDLNQLRELLAILNQTDIDELSLKSNDFELTIHKTNQTTATVSSATAQPMVMDAAALEAAVPDSSPPSAPDKKWVDVISPMVGTFYRSPAPDEPPFVEVGDAARRGQTICIIEAMKLMNELEAEVNGEIVEILVENGEPIEFGQTLMRINPSS, from the coding sequence GTGGAATTTGATCTCAACCAACTCCGTGAACTATTAGCAATTCTCAATCAAACGGATATTGATGAGCTAAGCCTTAAAAGTAATGATTTTGAGCTGACTATCCATAAGACAAACCAAACTACAGCGACGGTCTCCTCTGCGACCGCACAGCCAATGGTTATGGATGCCGCTGCACTAGAAGCTGCAGTTCCAGACTCTTCTCCCCCTTCTGCACCTGATAAGAAATGGGTCGATGTGATTTCTCCGATGGTAGGTACGTTTTATCGTTCCCCCGCGCCCGATGAGCCGCCTTTTGTAGAAGTTGGGGATGCCGCCCGACGTGGGCAAACCATCTGCATTATCGAAGCAATGAAGTTAATGAATGAGCTAGAAGCTGAGGTGAATGGCGAAATCGTTGAGATTCTCGTAGAAAACGGAGAACCTATTGAATTTGGTCAAACCCTCATGCGCATTAACCCTTCGAGCTAG
- the efp gene encoding elongation factor P: protein MISSNDFRTGVSIELDGSVWRVVEFLHVKPGKGSAFVRTKLKNVQSGSVVERTFRAGETVPQANLEKRVMQHTYKDGDQFVFMDMESYEEASLSQEQIGTRVKYLKEGMEVNVIQWGEQVLEVELPTSVVLEVTQTDPGVKGDTATGGSKPAIVETGAQVMVPLFISEGERIKVDTRNDSYLGRE, encoded by the coding sequence ATGATTTCCAGTAATGACTTCCGCACAGGTGTGTCAATTGAGCTTGATGGCTCAGTCTGGCGAGTTGTAGAGTTTCTCCATGTCAAACCTGGTAAAGGCTCTGCATTCGTGCGAACAAAATTAAAGAATGTCCAAAGTGGCAGTGTCGTAGAACGGACATTCCGAGCGGGAGAAACCGTTCCCCAAGCCAATTTAGAAAAGCGGGTCATGCAGCACACCTATAAAGATGGTGACCAATTTGTGTTCATGGATATGGAAAGCTATGAAGAAGCTAGCCTGAGCCAAGAGCAAATTGGCACTCGCGTGAAATACTTGAAAGAAGGCATGGAAGTCAATGTCATCCAATGGGGAGAGCAAGTTTTAGAGGTTGAGTTGCCAACATCAGTCGTTTTGGAAGTCACCCAAACCGATCCAGGTGTGAAAGGTGACACAGCAACGGGGGGGAGCAAGCCAGCTATTGTGGAAACAGGAGCGCAGGTGATGGTCCCTTTATTTATTTCTGAAGGAGAAAGAATTAAAGTGGATACCCGCAACGACTCCTATCTAGGCCGAGAGTAA
- a CDS encoding tetratricopeptide repeat protein, with the protein MKNCPRFITPYQQCLRVVSFSLAVLGSVSMGSGSLRAQSLPETSSPISEPQGQTNTDRLSSPESQAPKPSSQPSVTETVRLGDDRYAQADYKGAVEAYSQALQAYKLNAYALYNRANAYRQLEAYEAAIADYTTALKIAPDNLFAYLYRGMALYEQKQPAEAIADFSKVIELNPKHALAFQKRGESHLANNNATAAIQDLEQAAKLYEKEEKFRKVSQVQKKLKKAKSAQGK; encoded by the coding sequence ATGAAAAATTGTCCTAGATTCATTACCCCATATCAGCAATGTTTACGAGTCGTGTCTTTTTCCCTAGCAGTATTGGGCAGTGTCTCTATGGGTTCAGGGAGCTTACGAGCACAGTCTTTACCAGAGACGTCATCTCCTATCTCTGAGCCGCAAGGGCAGACTAATACGGACCGTTTATCCAGCCCTGAGAGCCAAGCGCCTAAACCCTCCTCACAACCCTCCGTCACTGAGACAGTTCGATTGGGAGATGATCGCTATGCTCAAGCGGATTATAAAGGGGCTGTAGAGGCTTATAGTCAGGCCTTGCAGGCCTATAAGCTGAATGCCTATGCACTTTACAATCGGGCCAATGCCTATCGGCAGTTAGAAGCATATGAGGCTGCGATCGCAGATTACACTACCGCCTTGAAAATTGCCCCTGATAACCTGTTTGCCTATCTATATCGAGGCATGGCGTTATACGAGCAAAAGCAGCCAGCAGAAGCCATTGCGGATTTCTCTAAAGTCATTGAACTCAATCCTAAGCATGCTCTGGCCTTTCAGAAACGGGGTGAAAGCCATTTAGCTAATAACAATGCAACTGCAGCTATTCAAGACTTAGAACAAGCAGCCAAACTATACGAAAAAGAAGAGAAATTTCGCAAAGTTAGCCAAGTACAGAAAAAACTCAAAAAAGCTAAATCTGCTCAAGGGAAGTAG
- a CDS encoding response regulator → MSKVLVIEDQDDIRSIVCEILIAESFNVIEAEDGHIGVLLAQEEMPDLVICDIMMPEFDGYSVMTQLRQNPYLQSVPFIFLTAKASKTDLRLGMELGANDYLTKPFTRDELLGAVNAQIETVSTHQSDDQPIWKDRCCDLIQSLPVEIHQPLQHILKLSQSSLEEECQNSAPAQNSLNEIKGTGDLLYKRLQNIFIYQELASIEQNSQRLRVFRKNPGICDTKAVITNIAHSQAQYYSRISDLQLELEDATVLLAQPKLQKIIEEIVDNSFKYSSLGTSVRLKSSVHGHTFLFQIMNEGQGPSPNQLQALGSHMQFDHASYLHKCVGLGLIIAKLIAELHGGELQVKCEQEKYTKVSIFLPLA, encoded by the coding sequence ATGTCCAAAGTTCTTGTCATTGAAGATCAAGATGACATTCGCAGTATTGTTTGCGAAATATTAATTGCTGAAAGCTTCAATGTAATCGAAGCGGAAGACGGTCACATCGGCGTTTTACTAGCTCAGGAAGAAATGCCAGATCTAGTGATTTGTGACATTATGATGCCTGAATTTGATGGCTATAGCGTCATGACCCAACTTCGACAAAATCCTTATTTGCAATCCGTTCCGTTTATCTTTTTAACAGCAAAAGCCAGTAAGACCGATCTGAGATTAGGGATGGAGCTAGGCGCCAATGATTATTTAACCAAACCCTTTACACGAGATGAACTATTAGGAGCAGTCAATGCTCAAATAGAGACCGTATCAACTCATCAATCTGATGATCAGCCCATTTGGAAAGATCGCTGCTGCGATCTCATTCAATCTCTTCCCGTAGAAATACATCAACCTCTACAACACATTCTCAAGCTTTCACAGTCCTCGCTAGAGGAAGAATGCCAGAATAGTGCTCCTGCTCAGAATAGCTTGAATGAGATCAAGGGTACGGGAGATTTATTATACAAACGGCTCCAAAATATTTTCATTTATCAAGAATTAGCAAGTATAGAACAAAATTCTCAACGCCTAAGAGTATTTAGAAAGAATCCGGGTATTTGTGACACAAAAGCGGTTATTACTAATATTGCTCATTCTCAAGCTCAATACTATAGCCGCATCTCTGATTTACAATTGGAATTAGAAGACGCAACTGTACTACTCGCACAGCCAAAATTACAAAAAATCATAGAAGAAATTGTTGATAATTCATTTAAATATTCCTCTCTAGGAACTTCTGTACGCCTTAAGAGTTCCGTTCATGGTCATACTTTCTTGTTTCAGATTATGAACGAAGGGCAAGGTCCTAGCCCTAATCAGCTACAAGCGCTGGGATCTCATATGCAATTTGACCATGCTTCTTATCTACATAAGTGTGTTGGCTTGGGGTTGATTATTGCCAAGCTCATTGCTGAACTCCATGGAGGTGAGTTGCAAGTCAAATGTGAGCAAGAGAAATATACAAAAGTGTCAATATTTTTGCCTTTAGCCTAA
- the hemC gene encoding hydroxymethylbilane synthase — protein MSASSPRVIRIGSRKSQLALVQTHWVQGELQKHFPEYEFEVCTMSTQGDNILDVALAKIGDKGLFTKELEVSMLRKETDLAVHSLKDLPTNLPEGLCLGVVTERVDPADALVVHENFKAYQLDTLPEGAVIGTSSLRRLAQLRYNYPHLEFKDIRGNLNTRLQKLDEGEYDGIILAVAGLQRLGFGDRIHQVIPADISLHAVGQGALGIECREGDEEIMAFIKALEHAPSAHRCTAERSFLHELEGGCQVPIGVNTTLKEGQLTLVGMVASLDGKRLIKDTVSGPIASATQLGIDLALKVREQGAQEILEEIFAAARPSDL, from the coding sequence ATGTCTGCCTCCAGCCCTCGCGTGATTCGGATTGGTTCCCGTAAAAGTCAACTAGCCCTAGTGCAGACGCACTGGGTCCAAGGAGAATTACAAAAACATTTTCCGGAGTACGAATTTGAAGTTTGCACCATGTCCACACAAGGGGACAATATCCTCGATGTTGCTCTGGCTAAGATTGGAGACAAGGGATTATTTACGAAGGAGCTAGAGGTATCCATGCTCCGTAAAGAGACCGATTTGGCAGTGCATTCCCTCAAAGATCTACCGACGAACCTACCGGAAGGTCTGTGCCTAGGCGTTGTGACAGAGCGGGTTGATCCTGCAGATGCCCTAGTCGTCCATGAAAATTTTAAAGCGTATCAGCTAGATACCCTCCCGGAAGGAGCGGTCATTGGTACGTCATCCCTCCGGCGGCTCGCTCAACTCCGTTATAACTATCCCCATTTAGAATTCAAAGATATTCGCGGCAACTTAAATACCCGCCTTCAGAAGCTAGATGAGGGTGAATATGATGGCATCATCCTGGCAGTTGCTGGATTGCAGCGACTCGGCTTTGGCGATCGAATCCATCAGGTGATCCCTGCAGATATTTCGTTACATGCTGTCGGCCAGGGTGCCTTAGGCATTGAATGCCGCGAAGGGGATGAAGAAATTATGGCCTTTATCAAGGCCCTAGAGCATGCACCCTCAGCCCATCGCTGTACAGCTGAACGCTCCTTTCTGCATGAATTGGAGGGCGGCTGTCAAGTTCCCATCGGCGTCAATACAACCCTTAAGGAAGGCCAGTTAACCCTCGTGGGTATGGTGGCCAGTTTAGACGGCAAACGCTTGATTAAAGACACCGTTTCAGGGCCCATTGCTAGTGCCACCCAACTCGGAATTGATCTCGCCCTGAAAGTGAGGGAACAAGGAGCCCAAGAAATTCTAGAGGAAATATTTGCCGCTGCTCGTCCCTCAGATCTCTGA
- a CDS encoding EAL domain-containing protein, whose product MGNHIKQGSGIFEAYELNTHELLEKVVCDANRAIFIIEAAIDAAKGPQVLYANDAYHQLVFNSEDEQPKYPHFLYDYLVPEDINHLATIISNLPIQEEGSANFAAKTGQQQQLVPFHIVPLSDTNHCFKAVLLTQHIEPSSPSTQLSISTPITAQTQKLKAADHPERNHRDVPGHNLQSLIDSLPGIVFTCNSDLGWSRRSLSQGCLTLTGYAPEELLGTFNLTYNTLIDPDDLPQLTAAITTAIATQQVYTVEYRIRTKSGQLKWFLEQGNGIFDKQGQALGLEGFITDISKLKQAETQLRHDAFYDKLTGLPNRSLFMDRLEYCIKRVKRHPDQIFAVLFLDLDRFKVVNDSLGHAAGDQLLVEIAERLTACVRESDTLARLGGDEFTVLLEGIKDLSDALLVCGRIQQSLNCPFNLNGREVLITVSTGVALSTMGYDDPEQLLHNADAAMYRAKALGKAQWEVFTADMHSNASAQLQLEVDLRRAIERQEFQLHYQPIFHLETAAIVGFEALLRWHHPLRGLISPVEFIPVAEETGLILPISWWVLQEACRQLSCWQTQFPLEVPLFVSVNFSSKQFSEVGLIPQIEDILHTTGLAPQSLKLEITESAIMENAEATAAKLLEIKALGIQLGIDDFGTGYSSLSYLHRFPVDILKVDRSFVSAMDSHENLQIVHTITMLSQNLGMRAVAEGVETAEQAAQLRAMNCQYAQGYFFSKPIDASSMEHLLAHHYQSSPEDPSTLPLARLKLRVNAAYSYRPLVGKTSWTIGTSQSCDILLAEPNVASKHAMLQLMGTGNYYLVNLATHVGVVVNGQLITRPTLLQEGDRITIGTTTLTFESEDLSLGHLGISKSDKTVMMSQSIQFQGEIWQAALTSQGVSVTWQPAEQNVRQTLTQMQKMGYAIPDLLLMDKHLVLKELEDFCLWCSEHHPHLKLMFTNGEQPQVAPSEHQRVIDHGAVDLLPGFSEHNVLLNLVDTLTKINIVLQSIESQPLDRKALIAGLMPLQNIVKQGVFQ is encoded by the coding sequence GTGGGGAATCATATAAAGCAGGGGAGTGGAATATTTGAGGCTTATGAGTTAAACACTCATGAGTTATTAGAGAAAGTTGTATGCGACGCCAATAGGGCCATCTTCATTATTGAAGCTGCCATTGACGCAGCCAAGGGTCCTCAAGTTTTGTATGCAAATGATGCATACCATCAATTGGTGTTCAATTCAGAGGACGAGCAACCTAAATATCCACACTTTTTGTATGACTATTTAGTCCCTGAAGATATCAATCATCTAGCAACTATTATCTCTAATTTACCGATTCAGGAAGAAGGTTCAGCCAACTTTGCAGCCAAGACAGGCCAACAGCAACAGCTTGTCCCATTCCACATCGTTCCCTTATCGGACACGAATCACTGTTTTAAAGCTGTACTTCTAACCCAACACATTGAACCATCTAGTCCTTCAACGCAACTGAGCATTTCTACACCTATCACAGCACAAACTCAAAAGCTTAAAGCAGCAGATCATCCCGAGAGAAATCATCGCGATGTCCCAGGTCATAATTTACAGTCTTTGATCGATTCTTTACCCGGTATAGTTTTTACCTGCAACAGTGATTTAGGATGGTCTCGTCGATCCTTAAGCCAAGGCTGCCTTACACTCACGGGATATGCTCCTGAAGAACTATTAGGAACGTTCAACCTTACCTACAATACCCTGATCGATCCAGATGACTTACCCCAGTTAACAGCCGCCATTACCACAGCAATCGCAACACAGCAGGTTTATACGGTTGAGTATCGGATTCGCACAAAGTCGGGTCAATTGAAGTGGTTTCTAGAACAAGGCAATGGCATCTTTGATAAACAAGGGCAAGCCTTAGGACTAGAAGGGTTTATCACAGATATTTCTAAGCTCAAGCAAGCTGAAACACAGTTAAGACATGATGCGTTCTATGACAAGCTAACTGGATTACCCAATCGATCCTTATTTATGGATCGATTAGAGTATTGTATTAAGCGAGTTAAACGGCACCCGGATCAGATTTTTGCAGTACTGTTTCTCGATCTGGATCGATTTAAGGTCGTAAATGACAGCCTGGGCCATGCAGCTGGTGATCAGCTTCTGGTCGAAATTGCAGAACGATTGACGGCTTGTGTCCGTGAAAGCGATACCCTAGCACGATTAGGGGGAGACGAATTTACCGTTCTTCTAGAAGGAATTAAGGATTTAAGTGATGCCCTACTCGTCTGCGGGCGCATTCAGCAATCATTGAACTGTCCATTTAATTTAAATGGCCGCGAGGTTTTGATTACCGTTAGTACGGGCGTTGCCCTAAGTACGATGGGCTATGACGATCCTGAGCAACTCCTGCACAATGCTGATGCGGCCATGTATCGCGCTAAGGCCTTAGGCAAAGCACAGTGGGAAGTGTTTACCGCTGACATGCACAGTAATGCTTCGGCACAGCTACAGCTAGAAGTTGATCTACGACGGGCGATTGAGCGGCAAGAATTTCAACTCCATTACCAACCCATTTTTCATTTAGAAACAGCAGCAATTGTTGGCTTTGAAGCACTGTTGCGCTGGCACCATCCTTTGCGAGGGTTAATTTCACCGGTAGAGTTTATTCCAGTTGCGGAGGAAACAGGGTTAATTTTGCCGATTAGCTGGTGGGTCTTGCAGGAAGCTTGCCGACAGCTCAGCTGCTGGCAAACGCAATTCCCATTAGAGGTTCCATTATTTGTAAGTGTTAATTTCTCTAGCAAGCAATTTTCCGAAGTTGGGCTAATTCCCCAAATTGAGGACATTCTCCACACCACAGGTTTGGCCCCCCAGAGTTTGAAACTGGAAATTACAGAAAGTGCCATTATGGAGAATGCTGAAGCAACCGCTGCGAAATTGCTAGAAATTAAGGCCCTAGGAATTCAACTGGGGATTGATGATTTTGGGACGGGATATTCCTCTCTCAGCTATTTACATCGTTTTCCCGTCGATATTCTCAAAGTTGATCGCTCATTTGTAAGTGCGATGGATAGTCATGAGAATTTACAGATCGTCCACACCATCACCATGCTGTCTCAAAATCTGGGAATGCGAGCTGTGGCAGAAGGAGTGGAGACAGCTGAGCAAGCGGCCCAATTAAGAGCGATGAATTGTCAATATGCTCAAGGGTATTTTTTCTCCAAGCCGATTGATGCCAGTTCAATGGAACACTTACTCGCTCATCATTATCAGTCGTCTCCTGAAGATCCTTCGACGTTACCGCTAGCTCGTTTGAAGTTGCGAGTGAACGCGGCCTATTCCTATCGTCCTTTAGTTGGCAAAACATCTTGGACCATTGGCACCAGCCAAAGTTGCGATATCTTGCTAGCTGAACCTAATGTTGCCTCCAAACATGCCATGTTGCAGTTAATGGGCACGGGGAATTATTACTTGGTCAATCTTGCTACTCATGTTGGTGTAGTGGTGAATGGTCAACTCATTACCCGCCCTACTCTGCTACAAGAGGGGGATCGCATCACGATTGGAACCACAACCCTCACCTTTGAATCTGAGGATCTATCTTTGGGGCATCTGGGCATCTCCAAGTCAGATAAGACAGTGATGATGTCCCAATCCATTCAATTTCAAGGAGAAATCTGGCAAGCAGCACTGACCTCTCAAGGGGTATCCGTAACATGGCAACCTGCAGAACAGAATGTCAGGCAAACCCTAACACAGATGCAAAAGATGGGTTATGCAATACCCGATTTACTTTTAATGGATAAACATCTTGTCTTGAAAGAGTTAGAAGATTTTTGTCTCTGGTGCTCAGAACATCATCCACACCTTAAGTTGATGTTTACCAATGGCGAACAACCCCAAGTTGCTCCTTCCGAACACCAAAGAGTCATAGACCATGGCGCGGTGGACCTATTACCCGGCTTTTCTGAGCATAATGTATTGCTGAATCTAGTCGATACCTTGACCAAAATTAATATTGTGCTGCAATCCATAGAATCGCAGCCCTTAGACCGAAAAGCATTAATTGCTGGGCTGATGCCCTTACAAAATATTGTTAAACAAGGGGTTTTCCAGTAG
- a CDS encoding pentapeptide repeat-containing protein yields MTVEELLKRYANGERDFSKSNLSKQDLSLAQLDHIVLRDTNLSHAALHGIDLLCANLSAANLSAAKLIGANLTGADLTKSNLSNSLLSGAILVGACLSKANLQRASLNYSDLSGVNFRDADLQNANFKGANLSGADFLGANLEHIDLTDAILQDTIMPDGSIASSSVGFEDNG; encoded by the coding sequence ATGACCGTTGAAGAACTATTAAAGCGCTATGCCAATGGCGAACGAGATTTTAGTAAATCGAATTTATCAAAGCAGGATTTAAGCCTAGCTCAGCTCGATCATATTGTTTTACGAGATACCAATTTAAGCCATGCGGCCCTTCATGGGATCGATCTATTGTGTGCGAACTTATCCGCCGCCAATCTGTCCGCCGCTAAACTCATTGGGGCTAATCTGACAGGGGCAGACCTAACCAAAAGCAACTTGAGTAATTCCCTCTTGAGTGGCGCCATCTTAGTCGGAGCCTGTCTATCGAAGGCTAACTTGCAACGAGCCTCATTAAATTACAGCGATCTGAGTGGGGTCAATTTTAGAGATGCAGATCTACAGAACGCGAATTTTAAAGGCGCGAACCTGAGCGGTGCTGATTTTTTAGGTGCTAACTTAGAGCACATCGATCTAACCGATGCCATCTTGCAAGATACGATTATGCCGGATGGCAGTATTGCCTCCTCATCTGTGGGTTTCGAAGATAATGGCTAG